In the genome of Sardina pilchardus chromosome 14, fSarPil1.1, whole genome shotgun sequence, the window GGACAAGAGGAGTGCTTCACATTTAACATCCATGGACCCATTTCATTTTCCGTAATCAAAACGTTCCTGTACAAAATGTTCTGAGCTAGCAGGATctcacagagagaaggaaatgcTCTTTAGAAGAATAACAAACGTCCTCCTGAAAGGGACACAGGAGCTCACCATGTCCTGACGCGTTCCCCTGTCAATGTACATGCTCCACCTCTCTCCGTCCTGACTGTAAGCCACTCTGTAGGACTTGACATACTCCGGCTTGCCCATCCTCTTGGCCCCTTGTGTGATCACACCTGTGAGCCTCATCCTCCGCAGCAGATTGACCTAAACACAGCGGAGAGGAGGACTGATGAGTGACCGATGCTCTTTGCAATCCGATATTAAAAAATACAGGGTGACCCTTAATAAGCTACAGCACGGTGTACGTTTTCCTGTTAATGGCAGTTAATGTAGTACATACTGTGCAGTGCGTTACATAGAAAACACATGTGAATCCCCGAGACTAAACCCGATAACCGGCCATTAAGTCCACTTTGACATACCGCTGTACATCCCCTGTCACCAAGCCAGCTATCCCCTCAAAGCAAGCTCAGAGCAACACACCCAGGTAAACAAGACTGACACTGGCGGTTTTGTGTCTATAGCTCACGGCTTTAGATAAACGCGGGGCCAATTTGCTCATTACGTGTGCTGAGGACATCAGTGCCCTGCCTGTGTTTGCTAATCAGATTTTGCCCGAAGCCACCTTTTTACGCCAGGCCTGAACAAGGCCAAGCTTTGATGCTGTTTGTGCTCAAAATAGAAAACCACTGACTCATGGAGGTGGTTTGCCACATTGCAACTTTtcggacaaaaaaaagaaacggatCTATTATTGTTTTTGGCACATGGAATTCTAATGTAATTACAAACCCATGAAGCTGTCTTAGGAATGTGACAAACTGATAGGAAAGATTTACAGTCTGACTCTCATGAAGACTTATGAATGGTTAGAGAGTAGCTGGAATACACTTTCAAGCCCTGTATTGTTAGTTAGTTAGATGTCTAATGACCACAAAGCATCTACACACTAAGCTCATTCAAACCTATGCCACCTTCTACAAAAGCAGGTAAGATTTTTTACAAAACAACCTTACTGATCCAAGTGAGCTTACCTGAATCCACGGCCAGCGGTCGTTCTCAGCAGCACTCCAGGCGTTGACTAGGCCCTTCCTGTTGAGGCGGGCAAAGTAAGGGTACCACTTCTGCGTGCCAAGCACGGCTCGTTGGGTAGACGAGGCTGTTATCTGCTGGTTTGAGATGATACCGCCCTCCATCCCCAAAGGTCCAGAGCATTCTAGGTGAGACCAACATACgtccatgcacacacgcgcacaaacaccacacatcaGCACATTAGGATGAGGGGTGGGGATAAAtaaggaaagaaaaacagaaaaatgaaTATATATAAATTAATATGGATaaggaaaagaggaaaagagacatACAAAGAGActgaaatggggggggggggaggttcaGCATTGATACAATAATTTATCTCTGTGTACCACAGCATGGCTTGGCCTTGATCGGTGAGAGATCGTCGATTCTGCTGTCAATCGTCCCAGTCACTGATAACGTATCGGCCTCTGATTTGCAGTCTTTTGCCAACTTGCCCTCGTTCGACGTTTCAGGATAACCTGACTGGTTGAGACCTGCATCCTTGCTGTCGTCTATGAAGGACGTATCCCTGCTGCGGATGTACAGCGACAGATCCGCTTCCCTGCTTTCGTTCCTCGAAAACGCGTCCCGGCTAGCGATTGAGACGCCATCGTCGCTCGTGCGCGTATCCTTCCGTTTGCTCACCTCCTGGATATCGTTTGTCCAGATGTAGCTCAGATCGGGGTCTGTCTGCACGCCTTTTTGGTTTGGGTCGCTCAAGGAGTCGTGGACGTCTTCGTTGTCCAGGCACAGAGACGTCTGGGATTTGGAGGGGAAGAGGACCTTCAGGCTCGCTCTCAAGGAGCTTCGGCTCCCCTGCTTGGACAGCATCGCAAAACACCACTCCCTAGCCAGGTCGCCAACTTTAAATACCCTGCTCGGAAAAAACACTTAACCGAAAGAGCATGCCTCCAATCTGGGGCTAATTCAATTGCAAGCCTGTGGATGTGTTGAGCCTCAGCTTGCACCATCCTATTTTTCCCCCCTTGCAAATTATCACCAAGAAACCTTACCTCAGTAAAGACACAGTCTGTTAGGTCCGTAAGAACACATTTCACAACATCTTCAAAGTGGAATTGGCTTTAAAGCACACTCTATGGGGAATGTGATATATGGTGAAGACACATTCCACTGGTTTAAAGGGGGAATTAAATATCTCGCGTAATTTAGAGGGCACGGCTTGGCAATCAGATGTTCCGTACTGAACCGCATTGATGTTTTGCATGGTTTCGTCAGAAAAGCTCGCCGACTAGCTGACTGCAGCTTTTCCTGAGTCACGCAGCCAGTGAACACTGTGACATCTCTCTGACAGCCTCCTTTTTTTACTCAAAGCTTTTCTCTGCAGCATAAGTCATGTCTTTGCAAAGGGAAGAATATGAAACAGCCTTTCAAGTGATTCCCGAAGAAAATAAATGGCATGAAAAGTAAGAGATCTCTGTTTGAAAGAGGTATTACATTAGTATATTTTAGATACAGTACTTACTGTATTGACAGTTCTTGCCCATGAATTTTCCAGCACATGCACAGGTGTAGTTGGCCTCCAAATCTGTGCAGATGCCTCCATTTCTGCAAGGGTTTTCTGCACACTCATTTATATCTGCAAAAAAAGATCACcacattcaaacaaacacaagataTAGTGTATCTGAACTGCCCTATACACAGTGTACTGAAGAACTGACTTCTGgcctcacaaaaacacagatgaTTTTGCCGACATTTGGCTGTTTacactcaaactctctctcccagttaTGATCACATCTCTGTAGTCTAGCAGAGCCACCAGGTTGCCAATTACAGCGAGAGTCAAAATGAAAGCTGCGGTCGCAAACAGACAGGGAAGCAGCAGTCGGCAagctccacacagacacatcatgaCATTTTATTTACCTCAAACCAGCCAATTAACAGCCACACTCGGCATGATTCAAGGAGAATGTggcttcttcttttctttatgGTCCTCTGTAACATAGCAACTGGCAATCCCCTGCCGCTTAGCTTTTTGTTGAGTCTATATGTTTCCGTCGTCGCCCCCCAAAACTGTGTCAGTTTGGCCTCATTTGTCTCtgtcggagagagggagagaaacagacctGTGGCTCGGAGGGGGGTCCTCGGAAGACAGCTGTCATGCGTGATTCATGAGGATGCTTAGGGCGTGGAGAGCGGACTCTGTCCCGCAGGCCCGGCCCGGACAACTAACGCTTGACTTCAGCAGCAGGAGCGCTTTAAAGCATATCCATTCACAGCCGCCAGGGCCGGTCCGAGGACTCtgcatgggtgtgtgggggAAGCCACAAGCTGTAGTTCTCGgcttagttttgtttttttttgtgctgtgaAAAACACCAGAGACTTGTTATGGAGGACGACTCGTGCGAGCACTCATGCAGAAATCACCGGGATCAGCGGTGGCAAAGTTTTCTTCTCTCCACCGAGCCCACACTGTGAGCTGCTGTTGCCTAGAATCCTCCACAACAGACTCCCCCACCCAACCCAGGGGAGACCCCATACTGTGACATGCCACTGGAGGGCAACTGAAGCTGCCATGGCAGGACGATAACACAGATTCATGTGCTGGACTCAGCTTTTCTTCAGCAAGGCAAGCATCAACTGCCTCAAGCATGGGGCATGTGTGGATATTGTTTCAGAACCCCTTGTATATCATAATTAAATAAACGACATGATGTTCAATTAGAAATGAACTGCTCAGATGACTTAATATCAGATAGTGGCGCAAACTGTTTTGAATCCTACATAGAAAATAGTAATTTAAAAGACTaaaacaaaatgtcaatatGAGTAAAGTAATGGATGTGGACAAGAGATACCTTAATGTATTCCGTAAAAATCCCACTGGCATTGACAATGTGCCAATAAGCTACCGTTACATCAGATACTTGAGGTAGCATTCTTATTGGCATCTTTGCGGTGAGACCAAAGTCAGAGTAATGGATTGACTAATGGACTTCCTAATGTATTAATCAAAGGCTTTGCCAGACAGAATTATTAGTCCTTGTGTTTGGTGGTTTTAATCATCACTAGCCCACTAAAGTTCAATATCTCACACCCTTAAGGCTAAGTCAAATTAAAATCATTATTTCAAAAAACATTCATCAACCTGTGAGCGGTGTGAACGTACCTACATACAGGTCTACCAGCTGTATCCAAGCAACAGGATTTACTGACTCTGGAGAAATATCAATATCACTGTGGAATGCAACTCCTTTTTCTCTAGTAAATATTTGCCAGCTGCATAAGTAGCTACAGATCCAGCAAACCAAATAGAGCTGGGAAATAATACCCACTGTAGTAGTCCCTTATTTATTGATAATAGCACTGAAAACCAAATGTTTGTCAGCCACTGAGCATATTTCTGCAATGCTCGTGTAGTCAATAGCTGACATTTTCACAAGGTTTTTACATCGGAAAACAATATCTTCCTTGCACAGTGCTCAATGATATCACATTATTTAGAAGGATATGTTAAGAAATGTGATATTTACAGAGATGAGAAGCACAtttaaacaacaaaacacaaacagaaaaatagTGTCTTTGTTTATAGCTTCTTCATTCTTCTGgtaaaacaaaaaggaaaatctcGCCACAGAAACCTACTGTTTTGAACAGGCGACTGGATACTGCTCTCATTACCAAAAAGGTCAGGTGCAGAACAGCTATGCCTGACTGTCTGAAACTGATTACCTTCTGGAGGTCGGTCTCTGCTACAGCCTTACAAGGCTGATCTGAGCCGTGCAAACATAATTGCGTTACTCCCATGGAGGAAGAACCACACATTTCCATGAAAAACCCCCTCCGTTGCGCTCTCCAGGAAACATCTACCTGGCTGCGGGCGTATGATTCACGTATGTATTACCTTCCCTGATGGATGGCGGGCGAGATAATCATAGCCACATGTCAGGAAAGATATAGACAcaacatatctctctctttgcttccgTCGTATGCGCCAGCCTGTAATGCAATAGAGGCCTTGCCACCAGGAGCTCTCCGAGCGAAGCCATTACGATGGCTCCACGACCTCCATCCACAGCCATGGGTATGTAGTTGCAGAGATGAATGACTTCAGTGTTTGCCCTGCACAGCGGGACCCTCTGTATGGAACGCGGCTCATCATAATGGCTAATCCACTAGACAGAGGTTCCCTAAGCCATCAGGCTGTAGGGAGAGGATCTTCATCAGGCCGGTATCACTTGCCGTGAATCGGGATGAAACAACTCAATTAAAGCGTCACTCCCGGCTTCGATGCACTGTGTTTCTGCGAGCTGCTGTTCAATCTGTTACACAGTTGGCCTCGGAGGACTTTGCTTTCGCGATTGTGGCATCTTTGCATGAAATATAGACCATGGCAAGCAGCAGGCAAGAGGGAACGAAGAAAATTAAGGTCACCGATGCAAGTGTTAACCGTGGGCCTCATCGGAGCTCTGGATAGATGTGGCATACTTTCCTTGATGGGGAGATGCATGCATAATGCATACCATGTGAGATACGTCTCTATTCTGGAGGAAGAGAGCAATAAAGGGCCCATTGGATAGGCAATCCCAGAGGAGTACTCAGTTCTCCGATATGTTAACAACTCTAGAATCCTAGTCGTAGAATCatgcttattattattttgcatgTTTGATGGGATAACGCTGAACCTGATTGAAGAACCTTGATTTGCCAGAATCAAGTGATGTGGGAGCTGGTCTTATCTAGGAATCATCCAGGATGGTTGTGCTGCTATCACATGAAGCACTTTTCATCATTTTATCTCTGACTACAGAAGGATGATGGACTGTGAACAACTGATTTTATCCTCATTAGTTTTGTTAGCACTGGGAACATAGGCAGGATCAAAAGAAGAGCAAGAACTAACAGCATTAGTGATTAAACAACAGCCGTTGTATACCAGAAAAAcataaatgcaaaaatagaacCAGCGAAAAGGAAGTAGACGTATTCTTAGTCCATATATTCACAAGACTTACTGTGCTGGCAATGGAGTCCGTTGAAGCCAGGTGGACATTTGCACAGATATCCACCAAAGGAGTCTCCCCTCTGCTTCTCATTGGTCTCACAAACTCCTCCATTGTGACAAGGGTTTGGATGGCAAGACCCtacatgagagaaagagatgttcAATCACGACATCActgaattcaaattcaagtacACACAAGCGACACACTAAAGGTGTACTGTAACATACTGAGAGAAAAAAGATCTGGTGAAATGAGTGTGTAAGCTACTGCAAGGCTGAGTCCATTTCACAGGAGTGATTAATGGTGAACTGCCAGAGCGCCTTGGACTCTGCTATTATTCTTCAAACAAATGAGGCCTAGGATTTAGGAAATCCTGCCCGTTAGGGGAAGAATTACTGTTACGGGCAGTTAATGAGTATTCCTGCCTTTATTTACCCAAATAAATACTATGTGAGAGATAAGAAAAGGAAAATCCTGTGAAAGAAACACTAGCTAACTCTTTGGGCAAGAGCAGCGCAATTAGGAACAATTACAATGACCACATCAAAGCACAGTATACAAAGAGGTCATTGTGGGTTATGGGTATTAATCATTTCCTCTGTGAAGCTTTACAGTACTTAAGGGGCACCAACAGCCATGACACTAATGAGTCTTCTTAACTTCAGTGCACACATGCGACATACGTAGCACACTGTCTTTGGTCAACATGACTAGAAGCTAGCTGCTATTTTCAGCCAAACCTTCAGCTGTTCCTGCCTTTCATTGTACAGTTCACAGAAAAGTACAGGACAGAAGGTTGCTGCACTTCAGGAATGTTGTTTCCCTGCTGTCTATTCTGTCTCTGCCTTTGGCAGCCCCAGCACTGGCTGCTCTTACAGAAACCACCAGGCATACTGTATGATTCAATACAGAGATTGAGCAGAAGAACAGCATATGAATCAATCCGTCCAGCTCACAATTGCATCAGGTGCATATAGCAGGGTGGTAAAGTCATTTACTCAGAACTGATGTACTGTCAATCCTAAGTCATGTTCATAGGTCATGACGTTGTCAGTTGTGTTGCTAATGCTGTTTTGAGCATTAAAATGCCCAGAGAGAAACCAGTGTCAAAATCACTGTTATGCTCTGTGTGAAAACATTTGCCAACAGAACTGAAAAGAGGAAAACGTGCTGGGAATGAAATGGATGGCAAACATACCTCCTCCAGTAGGTTCCTCCCAATCTGAAGCTGCGAGAAAGAGCATGAGACCTAGCTGTTAAAGACCGttaaacataaacatctgaCACCTCTTTAAAAAAGTTTGAGAATTATCTGTTTTAACTCTGTTGACCtgtttttattgtgtgtatCTTATGTCTGGCTTTAATTCTTGTtatgtgtattttattatgtagcctactgtaaagaATGTTGTCattttatctgtgaaaagcactacacaaataaaatacttacttacttctgtgtctgtggtgtctaTCGATATCATTACAGTTCAGACACATTAACGTATCAACTTCATGTGTGCATAAACATGTATTTGTATTTATGGTACAgccaacaataaaaaaaacataaccagAGAGTTCAAGGAAATAACAAAGCCAGACGTGGACTGGCTTTAACAACCTGTGTTGTTGTGTAATCTTGGCAATAGCTCACACAGTAAACACCTCTGCTTGTCAAGCTGTCTGTATGGCGGTGAACTCATATACTCACATGTCAAACCGACCTCGTCAGACAGCGAGCTGAAACAGTCTTCCCCATTTTCAGACAGAGCGGGCTCGCACACGTTGCCTGATgaagaggacaggaggggagaATGAGTCTGCTTATCACAAAGGGTACACTCGCCACACAAAAGCCCCTGAAGCAGACAAGCGAAAGACGCCGTACTGCTCATTAAATCACCTGCAGCCGAGATTAAGTCAATTGTCATGAAGCACGGCCCAGACATCACAAGATATCTTACTAAATTCATCTTAGAAATCCATCATATATGCGTGATATGTGCGattttctttttatctttctAATGTAAAAAAACCAGAGACTCTGCTCTAAATCACTTTCAGGCTTATCTGCATGTTCTTGTGCGCTCACATTTTCTTCAGCATTTACATCTCTATCTATGCGGGTGACATTTCCAGATTTGTTTCCCTGTAGAACCACTGGCCTCCATGTGCCGCCAAACGCCCGCTGAGGGACTGTGCTCACACTACAAAGCTGATGCGCCTCAGAACTTAAAAGACGTTGCACTGTTTTGaaatcccccccaaaaatcagTCAGTGTCGAGGTCATGCAAAAAATGTGCTCCCTTTTGGGTTAGCGTCGGATAGAAACCGGCAAAAAAGATGTATTCTTTTTAGCAAGACGAAGGTAAAAAGTCCACTGCGACCCAAGGGAGGGGGAACTCAATGTACATTTGCATATCAGAAAGACTCAGAGGCAAAGCTCCTTGCCACCCCGCGTTGAGCTGAGTTTGTGCTATCATGTGGAGGATAGCTACTCTCTTGTTGAAATACTCCCTGTTGCCAAAGCCGTGCACGTGAATTACTTGGAATGCATCAACATCTCTAATGATGAAGGCGTCTGCATTCAATTATTGAATCAAACTGTTTTGGGCTAAAAACGGCCTTCGTGGCAGCCTGATTCCACTTTAGTCAGATAGATTTTTAAGAAATAAGCAAAAAAAGTGCCTTCCTGTGTGGAAAATCTTTATTTTGAGCCATCTTCAGAGGTGTGATGGTAGGGCTAGCTTGGGGTAAAATGGCTGAAGAGACTCCTTTGTGCCACTCATTACAAATAGTTTAACAGAAGAtgaaaatgtaataatgatTTAACAGAATTACCAAACAGGGACAGTGGCCAATCTTTTCACTTTTAATCTCCTTCCAGAGGTGCTTCATCCCTTTACTTAATTACATATTATTACTGTGTCAAAAAAGTTGGTTCGAAACATTGTTCGAAACGTAAATAAATGCACAAGATGATCATTTACAAATCACAAACATATATTTAGTTGCAAAAAGGACATAGACAACAAATGTTGAAACTGACCAATTTgattatttcatggaaaatattcGCCAATTTTAAATTGATGCAAGTAACACATCTCAATACAGATGGAATGGGACCAACAGAAGgctggaaaagttgtgtaatgcaaaagagaaaaacaaggaGGGACATTTCACTTATTAGGTTAACTGTCACCATGATTGGGTGAAGAGCATCCCTGAGTCTCTGACAGGTAAAAATGCTGAGGTATTCATCATGTCTGTGACTTCAAATCTGTGTGGGCAAATAATGCATCAATACAAGAAAAATGAAATTGCAAAGAATTTGGAGATTTCAGCATCTAGTGCATCACATTATTAgcatatttagaaaaaaatatttggcGGGCAGGGCTGAAAAACAATATTGGATGGTTTGGGGTCTCCGATGGTACTGCATTAGAAACAGACCTGTTTCTGTAATCATTGTATGGGATGAGACTCTGATGGATCTTATGACCAATGTTGACCACAGACTAAACCTCTACCAAGCAAAGATGACATCATACAGAAATGCTTTCGTCTTATCTGGGTCTGAGCTCATTTAAGACGGACGGAGGCAAAATGAAAAACTGCActcaaaatgtagcctataccaTTCTTTTTGTAAATCATGATGAACTCTACATCCTCCAGGCTAAAGAGAAGAGGAAGCATCCAACTTACTTTTAGTGCACAGTTCAAAAGTGAGCATCCATGATGGTTTGGGGTGCATTAGTGCCTATGGCCTGGGCAGCTTGCACATTTACAAAGGCACAATTAATGCTgaatgatgtactgtacaggtTTGGAGATACATATGCTGCTATCCAGTCATTTTCAGGGAAGACCTTGAATATGTCAGGATTCCTGCCAATCTACATCGATTCTGCCACAGCTTATTATAACAGTATGGGTCCATACCAGAGTCCAGGTGCTAAAATGGCCTGTGTGCAGTCCAGATCAGTCACATTGGGATGCATCAaggaatgaaaaagagaagaaaccTGACGGTCGAAAAACTCCAGCGACTGGTCTTTTCAGTTCCCAAACATTTCACTGCTGTTCactgctgtttgtttttgtttttatggaGGAAAAGCAGGCCCCGATCCCAACTCCTTTGAGAGGTGTTGCTGACATAATATTCAAGATGTACATATAgcgtaggctgggtaaaccctgcccgatctgccggcgatttggattttgtcctgcagctcaggctggaaaccttatctatctctcctgcttcctgtcctctTCAGcagggtccaatcacaaactggcttatccaccaggcgcacatTGGTCTGCTTGGTTGAGGTACAATCCAAGCgaacagagtcatttgaactattcccattgatcacacctcttgtgcagcacaaataaagtgcagactcactccccagactaatgttcaatgttaaaagATTGAGATTTGTATGGTGATAGCtagactacatactgtatattacatttTCTAAAAAAACAATAAGATTTCTGTTTCATCAATGCAAACACTCACgttacacacatgtgaacacacagtgcacGACATTAGAGTGCACTGGCAGAAGTTAGACCTGTGCAGGTTGGAACAGAATGTTTGTTGTCATCCAGTTTTCAGCTAAAAGCAATGCATGACAGTAACCTGCCAACAACACCTCAGCACTAAAAAGATAACATGTGGTTCAGATGTAGTGAATAGTGAATTCCCATAAGCTTTTTCAACATTGCCATTGCATTTACTCAAATTTCTCAGGCTGAAGCTATTGTTGGTCATTTTTAGCCTGCAGCTTAAGCTTACACACTTATTCCATGGTCCAGGCATCAACTTGGATTTTAAACAGCCTTACCTTAGGCGACGTTAGCTAAATCGTTTTAAATGTTGAAAGCTCTTGTGTTAACCTAATCAATAGCCAGATCGAAAGTTCAAAGGACGAAGGACCTCAAATTGGACAAATGTCGCGAAAGTGTGTTGAGGACATCAGTAGACGCACAGGCAAGGCTCCCTCTTCATTGCTTCACTCCAAAAATAAACTGAGGCAAACTCAGTTAAGAATATTGCAACACTCAAATCATACAATATTGGCTATACCGTGCGGTAGTGGAACAGCGCATACGGCGCACATTCAGCTGTTCAGCTGCGCAATTTGTTGGATGCGTTTCCTTTCCCGGTGGTGCTGAGGCTGAGTTTGACCTCAACTCCGCGCTCCACCATTAGGACAATGACGTTTTGATGAAGTATTCGAACAAAGAATGTTGTCttccagtctcaaacatgcaaACAATGCTGAGACCAAAAAAGGCTACGACCTTTACTTAGGTTACGATAGCCTTTAATTTCTGTCCAGCAACATCTCGTAAATAGTTAAAGAACGATGGATAGAGGAACAACAAGGCGCCAAACAGGCTAATGCTGAAAATATGCATAGCTTCCCTTTTTTCCAAAGAGATGCAGATGCGTCGTCttcattttaaaaggctaatAAAGTGTCAGAACTTAGAAGCTATAGCCTATACCACATGTGTATTTGGTTTAAGAACAACATCGCAATGGACTTCTGAAAGTCTTAGCCTACATGTGGATTACATTGAGAAGTAGACTAGGTAAAAGCATTAAGCAAGAATATGCCCGGCTTAGCTATATCTCAATATACATCTCAAAAAAGTCTTGTTAGCGACTATGTTCAGAATAgtagcattcactcaccatttgTCGGATGTGGGACAATCTCGCTAATGCGAAGAAACACCAAAAATAAAGGTAACACTTCGCACACACTTCGCCATATCATTGTGATAATAGACTAATAAATCCCCCCTAACGATAAGATTTCGTCACTGGATGATGTTCCTGGAAGTTTTCCGTCGGTTGCAGGTGCAGTAGCCCAGGATGTTAATAGAGGAGATGCATGCGAGATACTGAACCGCTTCGTCTTGCTGCAGTGTGGTTGGTGCACAGGACAGAGGACACGCGTCTTTGGATTGTTCTCAATCAGACGCGCGGAACAAAGCACGCTATTGCAAATAAAAAGTGGATCCGACCAAGCCATCGACGGCATGATTAGGCTAAAcacagtagtttttttttttattcagtcacTTTCTTAATATAATCATTAGGCC includes:
- the edil3b gene encoding EGF-like repeat and discoidin I-like domain-containing protein 3; protein product: MNTAAGNVCEPALSENGEDCFSSLSDEVGLTWSCHPNPCHNGGVCETNEKQRGDSFGGYLCKCPPGFNGLHCQHNINECAENPCRNGGICTDLEANYTCACAGKFMGKNCQYKCSGPLGMEGGIISNQQITASSTQRAVLGTQKWYPYFARLNRKGLVNAWSAAENDRWPWIQVNLLRRMRLTGVITQGAKRMGKPEYVKSYRVAYSQDGERWSMYIDRGTRQDMEFLANVDNNTPSANSFTPPIEAQFIRIYPQVCRGHCTLRMELLGCELTGCSEPMGMKTGHIQDFQISSSSSLQTLNMDAFSWAPGKARLDKPGKVNAWASAATDQSQWLQVDMLLPTKVTGIITQGSKYFGRVQFVGSYKLAFSSDGERWIVYQDESQQKDKIFQGNFDNETHRKNAIDPPIYARFIRIIPWSWYGRIALRTELLGCTEEEE